Proteins from one Cicer arietinum cultivar CDC Frontier isolate Library 1 chromosome 3, Cicar.CDCFrontier_v2.0, whole genome shotgun sequence genomic window:
- the LOC101488398 gene encoding uncharacterized protein isoform X4 yields MQGFTGNNTDLAELHSTMRAIELASTSIQMQINPAASEAIILSLGQSSQPYKTCQFILENSLVATARFQAAAAIREAAIREWSFLNADDKRSLISFCLCYAMQHASSPDGYVQAKVSSVAAQLMKRGWLEMVAAEKETLFYQVNQAIVGIHGVDVQFAGIKFLESLVSEFSPSTSSAMGLPREFHEQCRRLLERDFLKTFYQWTSEAASSVTNRIIESDSFVPEVKVCTAALDLMLQILNWDFRSNTSDTKVNVNVFSSGVRQDVDSLKRYECHLVQPGSDWRDVLILSGHIGWLLSLYAALRPKFSCEGYWLDCPIAVSARKLIVQFSSLTGTVFLSDDGKMHERHLLQLLSGILEWVDPPDVVSKAIENGKSESEMLDGCRTFLAIANVTTPYVFDGLLKSIRPIGTLTFLSILMSEVIKVLITSNTEEETWSWEARDILLDTWTALLMEVSIPNYQY; encoded by the exons ATGCAAATCAATCCAGCAGCTTCAGAGGCAATTATATTGTCATTAGGCCAGTCTTCTCAGCCGTATAAAACTTGTCAGTTCATTCTTG AAAATTCCTTGGTGGCAACTGCTAGATTTCAAGCGGCTGCAGCAATCAGAGAAGCAGCTATTAGAGAATGGAGTTTTCTTAATGCTGATGACAAGAGAAGCTTGATTAG TTTTTGTCTATGCTATGCAATGCAACATGCTAGTTCTCCTGATGGTTATGTCCAAGCCAAAGTTTCTTCTGTGGCTGCTCAATTGATGAAAAGGGGTTG gCTTGAGATGGTAGCTGCAGAGAAGGAGACACTCTTTTATCAG GTGAACCAGGCTATTGTGGGCATTCATGGAGTAGATGTGCAGTTTGCTGGAATCAAATTCCTTGAATCATTG GTATCTGAATTTTCTCCTTCTACTTCAAGTGCTATGGGCCTTCCAAGGGAATTTCATGAGCAATGTAGGAGATTACTTGAGCGAGATTTCCTGAAG ACATTCTACCAATGGACATCAGAAGCTGCTTCAAGTGTCACAAATAGGATTATTGAATCTGACTCTTTTGTACCTGAGGTTAAAGTTTGTACCGCTGCACTGGATCTCATGCTTCAAATCCTGAATTGGGATTTTCGTAGCAATACCAGTGACACAAAAGTAAATGTAAATGTCTTCTCTTCTGGAGTTAGGCAAGATGTGGATTCTCTTAAAAGATATGAATGTCACCTAGTTCAG CCTGGTTCAGATTGGCGTGATGTGTTGATATTAAGTGGTCATATTGGATGGCTTTTGAGTTTATATGCTGCATTGAGGCCGAAGTTTTCATGTGAAGGCTACTGGCTTGACTGCCCTATTGCAGTCTCTGCTCGAAAGCTAATTGTACAATTTAGTTCTCTAACTGGAACTGTATTTCTTTCTG ATGATGGGAAAATGCATGAGAGGCATCTCCTGCAACTGCTTTCTGGGATACTAGAGTGGGTAGACCCTCCCGACGTTGTTTCAAAAGCTATTGAAAATGGGAAAAGTGAAAG CGAGATGCTTGATGGTTGTCGTACATTTTTGGCTATTGCAAACGTAACAACTCCTTATGTGTTTGATGGTCTCCTAAAATCTATTAG GCCCATTGGTACTCTTACCTTTTTGTCAATATTGATGTCGGAAGTAATTAAAGTCCTCATAACTAGTAACACAGAAGAGGAGACTTGGAGCTGGGAAGCACGTGATATCTTATTGGACACTTGGACTGCCCTTTTAATG GAAGTTTCTATTCCTAACTATCAATATTAA
- the LOC101488398 gene encoding uncharacterized protein isoform X3 has translation MQGFTGNNTDLAELHSTMRAIELASTSIQMQINPAASEAIILSLGQSSQPYKTCQFILENSLVATARFQAAAAIREAAIREWSFLNADDKRSLISFCLCYAMQHASSPDGYVQAKVSSVAAQLMKRGWLEMVAAEKETLFYQVNQAIVGIHGVDVQFAGIKFLESLVSEFSPSTSSAMGLPREFHEQCRRLLERDFLKTFYQWTSEAASSVTNRIIESDSFVPEVKVCTAALDLMLQILNWDFRSNTSDTKVNVNVFSSGVRQDVDSLKRYECHLVQPGSDWRDVLILSGHIGWLLSLYAALRPKFSCEGYWLDCPIAVSARKLIVQFSSLTGTVFLSDDGKMHERHLLQLLSGILEWVDPPDVVSKAIENGKSESEMLDGCRTFLAIANVTTPYVFDGLLKSIRPIGTLTFLSILMSEVIKVLITSNTEEETWSWEARDILLDTWTALLMGGSMHETLTRCGPGRVNARSLIPASGEAIVNYHFQIM, from the exons ATGCAAATCAATCCAGCAGCTTCAGAGGCAATTATATTGTCATTAGGCCAGTCTTCTCAGCCGTATAAAACTTGTCAGTTCATTCTTG AAAATTCCTTGGTGGCAACTGCTAGATTTCAAGCGGCTGCAGCAATCAGAGAAGCAGCTATTAGAGAATGGAGTTTTCTTAATGCTGATGACAAGAGAAGCTTGATTAG TTTTTGTCTATGCTATGCAATGCAACATGCTAGTTCTCCTGATGGTTATGTCCAAGCCAAAGTTTCTTCTGTGGCTGCTCAATTGATGAAAAGGGGTTG gCTTGAGATGGTAGCTGCAGAGAAGGAGACACTCTTTTATCAG GTGAACCAGGCTATTGTGGGCATTCATGGAGTAGATGTGCAGTTTGCTGGAATCAAATTCCTTGAATCATTG GTATCTGAATTTTCTCCTTCTACTTCAAGTGCTATGGGCCTTCCAAGGGAATTTCATGAGCAATGTAGGAGATTACTTGAGCGAGATTTCCTGAAG ACATTCTACCAATGGACATCAGAAGCTGCTTCAAGTGTCACAAATAGGATTATTGAATCTGACTCTTTTGTACCTGAGGTTAAAGTTTGTACCGCTGCACTGGATCTCATGCTTCAAATCCTGAATTGGGATTTTCGTAGCAATACCAGTGACACAAAAGTAAATGTAAATGTCTTCTCTTCTGGAGTTAGGCAAGATGTGGATTCTCTTAAAAGATATGAATGTCACCTAGTTCAG CCTGGTTCAGATTGGCGTGATGTGTTGATATTAAGTGGTCATATTGGATGGCTTTTGAGTTTATATGCTGCATTGAGGCCGAAGTTTTCATGTGAAGGCTACTGGCTTGACTGCCCTATTGCAGTCTCTGCTCGAAAGCTAATTGTACAATTTAGTTCTCTAACTGGAACTGTATTTCTTTCTG ATGATGGGAAAATGCATGAGAGGCATCTCCTGCAACTGCTTTCTGGGATACTAGAGTGGGTAGACCCTCCCGACGTTGTTTCAAAAGCTATTGAAAATGGGAAAAGTGAAAG CGAGATGCTTGATGGTTGTCGTACATTTTTGGCTATTGCAAACGTAACAACTCCTTATGTGTTTGATGGTCTCCTAAAATCTATTAG GCCCATTGGTACTCTTACCTTTTTGTCAATATTGATGTCGGAAGTAATTAAAGTCCTCATAACTAGTAACACAGAAGAGGAGACTTGGAGCTGGGAAGCACGTGATATCTTATTGGACACTTGGACTGCCCTTTTAATG GGCGGCTCAATGCACGAGACTCTCACCAGGTGTGGTCCGGGGAGGGTAAATGCACGTAGCCTTATCCCTGCAAGCGGAGAGGCTATTGTCAATTATCACTTTCAAATTATGTGA